The following coding sequences are from one Methanosarcina sp. WWM596 window:
- a CDS encoding CDC48 family AAA ATPase, with translation MTEEMNLRVAEAYHKDVGRGIARIDTRMMQQMDLVSGDIIEISGKSKTYAIVWPNVERGQESRIRIDGNLRSNAKVGIDDKVTVQKVEAKHAQRVTLAPSQPVRLVGGAHYILRIIEGRPLNKGQQIRVETVNNPLTFVVASTRPAGPVVVTKDTEIVIKEKSIEEIKTPEGISYEDIGGLRREIQLVREMIELPMRHPELFQKLGIEPPKGVLLRGPPGTGKTMIAKAVASETDANFITISGPEIVSKYYGESEQKLREIFEEAEKDAPSIIFIDEIDSIAPKRGEVTGEMERRVVAQLLSLMDGLQSRGEVVVIAATNRPNSIDEALRRGGRFDREIEIGVPDRKGRKQILLIHTRGMPLEDEVNLGEIADVTHGFVGADLSSLCKEAAMHALRRITPEIDIEEDIPQEIIDNLVVTKEDFREALKNIEPSAMREVYVEVLHVGWDDIGGLEGAKQELLESVEWPLKYPEMFKAVSIKPPRGVLLFGPPGTGKTMLAKAVASESEANFISIKGPELLSKYVGESERAVRETFRKAKQSAPTVIFFDEIDSIAPQRSSVSDTHVSERVVSQILTELDGVEELKDVIIVAATNRPDMVDPALLRPGRFDRLIYIKPPDKEGREKIFEIHTKEKPLAEDVNLSELAEMTEGYVGADIEGICREAAMLALREIVTPGIDRKYIQEKVGEVRISKKHFEKAIRRVKPTTSRETLSAYEKSAELFARYATDFEEESSEVKEQEKKSEEIGVPSFLPSE, from the coding sequence ATGACTGAAGAAATGAATCTGAGAGTAGCTGAGGCGTATCATAAGGATGTGGGTAGGGGAATTGCAAGAATTGATACCCGCATGATGCAGCAAATGGACCTTGTAAGTGGAGATATTATTGAAATCTCGGGTAAATCCAAGACTTACGCAATTGTCTGGCCTAACGTCGAGCGCGGGCAGGAGAGCAGGATTCGAATAGACGGAAACCTGCGCAGCAATGCAAAAGTTGGAATTGATGACAAAGTTACGGTCCAGAAGGTCGAGGCAAAACATGCGCAAAGGGTCACACTTGCTCCATCCCAGCCTGTCCGGCTTGTAGGCGGCGCCCATTACATCCTGAGAATAATCGAGGGCAGACCTCTGAACAAAGGTCAGCAGATCAGGGTTGAAACTGTAAATAATCCCCTTACTTTCGTTGTAGCATCTACAAGACCCGCAGGGCCGGTTGTCGTCACTAAAGACACTGAAATTGTTATCAAGGAAAAATCAATTGAGGAAATCAAGACTCCGGAAGGCATCTCATACGAGGACATCGGGGGGCTCAGGCGGGAAATCCAGCTTGTCAGGGAAATGATTGAGCTGCCAATGAGGCATCCTGAACTCTTCCAGAAGCTGGGAATCGAGCCTCCCAAAGGAGTCCTTCTTCGCGGTCCTCCCGGAACGGGCAAGACAATGATTGCAAAGGCAGTCGCAAGTGAAACTGATGCCAATTTCATCACCATAAGTGGTCCTGAAATCGTTTCCAAATATTATGGGGAAAGTGAACAAAAGCTCCGTGAGATCTTCGAAGAGGCTGAGAAGGATGCACCTTCCATTATCTTCATAGACGAAATTGACTCCATTGCCCCCAAACGCGGTGAAGTAACCGGAGAAATGGAAAGAAGAGTAGTTGCCCAGCTGCTTTCCCTGATGGACGGGCTCCAGTCCAGGGGGGAAGTAGTGGTCATAGCTGCCACAAACCGCCCGAATTCCATTGACGAAGCTCTCCGCCGCGGCGGAAGGTTTGACAGGGAAATTGAAATAGGAGTTCCTGACCGGAAAGGCAGAAAGCAGATTCTTCTGATCCACACCAGAGGTATGCCTCTTGAAGATGAAGTGAACCTTGGTGAAATTGCAGATGTGACCCACGGTTTTGTGGGAGCTGATCTGTCCTCTCTCTGTAAGGAAGCCGCGATGCATGCCCTTAGAAGGATCACTCCTGAAATCGATATCGAAGAGGATATCCCACAGGAAATCATTGACAATCTGGTGGTTACGAAGGAGGACTTCAGGGAAGCTCTGAAGAATATTGAGCCTTCAGCCATGCGAGAAGTCTACGTTGAAGTTCTGCATGTGGGCTGGGACGATATAGGTGGGCTGGAGGGTGCAAAACAGGAACTCCTCGAGTCTGTGGAATGGCCCCTCAAGTATCCCGAAATGTTCAAGGCTGTCAGTATAAAGCCCCCGAGAGGGGTGCTGCTTTTCGGGCCTCCGGGTACGGGCAAGACAATGCTTGCAAAAGCTGTTGCAAGTGAGAGTGAAGCCAACTTTATAAGTATAAAAGGCCCCGAACTGCTCAGTAAATATGTGGGTGAATCCGAGCGTGCAGTCAGGGAAACATTCCGAAAAGCAAAGCAGTCTGCTCCGACTGTAATTTTCTTTGATGAGATTGATTCAATTGCTCCTCAAAGAAGCTCTGTTTCCGATACCCATGTCTCCGAAAGAGTGGTAAGCCAGATCCTTACAGAACTTGACGGGGTAGAGGAACTCAAGGATGTGATAATAGTTGCTGCTACAAACCGGCCGGATATGGTAGACCCTGCCCTTCTGAGGCCTGGCCGTTTTGACAGGCTTATTTACATCAAACCGCCTGATAAAGAAGGCAGGGAGAAGATCTTTGAGATCCATACAAAAGAAAAACCTCTTGCAGAAGACGTAAATCTTTCCGAACTTGCTGAGATGACTGAAGGATATGTGGGTGCGGATATCGAGGGTATATGCAGGGAAGCGGCAATGCTCGCGCTCAGGGAAATAGTTACCCCGGGTATCGACCGAAAGTACATCCAGGAAAAGGTTGGAGAGGTCCGGATTTCCAAAAAACACTTCGAAAAAGCAATCCGCCGTGTAAAGCCTACAACATCCAGAGAAACTCTGAGTGCTTATGAAAAGAGTGCCGAACTCTTTGCCAGGTATGCAACTGATTTTGAGGAAGAATCTTCAGAAGTAAAAGAACAGGAAAAGAAAAGTGAGGAAATAGGAGTTCCGAGTTTTCTGCCTTCTGAATGA
- the hsp20 gene encoding archaeal heat shock protein Hsp20 gives MDRDRKKRSFFDEIFGIDPLKDMDEMFERLSRAMGMSMDNFGQHPFVYGFSVTQRQGEEPEIREFGNIPMFEQAETGEKRYLDIRKPFIDVLETGATVHVIAEIPGIEKENIQLNATDLILDIETLDGNPKYSERVELPVKVDPQSAKATYKNGVLEVTFNRLESSSRTSIDIE, from the coding sequence ATGGACAGAGACAGGAAAAAAAGAAGTTTTTTCGATGAAATATTTGGAATTGACCCCCTGAAGGATATGGACGAAATGTTCGAGCGCCTTAGCAGGGCCATGGGCATGAGCATGGATAACTTCGGGCAGCATCCTTTTGTTTATGGTTTTTCCGTTACCCAGCGGCAAGGGGAAGAACCTGAAATCAGGGAATTCGGCAACATCCCAATGTTTGAGCAGGCGGAAACCGGAGAAAAACGTTATCTTGACATAAGGAAACCCTTTATTGATGTACTGGAAACCGGGGCAACAGTCCATGTGATTGCCGAGATTCCAGGAATCGAGAAAGAAAACATTCAACTGAACGCAACTGATTTAATACTTGACATCGAAACATTAGATGGGAATCCAAAATATTCCGAACGTGTCGAACTGCCCGTAAAGGTAGACCCCCAGAGTGCTAAAGCCACATATAAAAATGGTGTGCTGGAAGTTACCTTTAACAGGCTGGAGTCCAGTTCTCGAACTTCAATTGATATAGAGTAA
- a CDS encoding Hsp20/alpha crystallin family protein, which translates to MVGTRKRKDFFEDFGSELFDNLEEMIEALLEEMGESVPFVYGFSIIHRPGEDPELREFGNVPEYSQNEENFFASETKEPLIDIFENEDMVYVLAEFPEVEKKDLLLHATAQHLEIKVLGLSEYSENVELPVLVDPKSAKASYKNGVLEVTFRRCAEESLVAIEIN; encoded by the coding sequence ATGGTGGGCACAAGAAAAAGAAAGGATTTCTTTGAAGATTTTGGGTCTGAACTTTTTGATAACCTGGAAGAGATGATCGAAGCCCTCCTGGAAGAAATGGGAGAGTCCGTTCCCTTTGTTTACGGATTTTCTATCATTCATCGCCCGGGGGAAGATCCTGAACTCCGGGAATTCGGAAATGTTCCGGAATACTCTCAAAACGAAGAGAACTTCTTTGCCTCAGAAACAAAAGAACCTTTAATTGACATATTTGAAAATGAGGACATGGTGTATGTACTTGCAGAATTCCCGGAGGTTGAAAAGAAAGATCTCCTGCTGCATGCTACCGCTCAACACCTTGAAATTAAAGTCCTTGGGCTTTCTGAATATTCGGAAAATGTGGAACTCCCAGTTCTCGTGGATCCGAAGAGTGCAAAAGCAAGTTACAAAAATGGAGTGCTTGAGGTTACCTTCAGGCGCTGCGCAGAAGAAAGTCTTGTAGCAATAGAGATCAATTAA